TTCCTGAATTGAAAATAACAGATCAAGGGTATGTGGATTTAAACAGGGGAGGACTCATGTCATTTTTTGTAGATGATGAGGATAATTAGCAGGACAGGTAAAAGAGGGGACCAGGCTATCCACCATCCTACATAAAGCAGAAGATACAGCGATATAACAAGAAGACCACCAACGAACAGTACCCACGTTGTAGTGATCAATCTCTTATTACCAGACCTGAAGGCTACAGCACCAAGGGGAACGGTGAGAGAAAACATGATTAGCACTATGATAAGAAGTGTTTTTGCCTGTATCAGAGAGAAATCAAAAGGGTTTATCATAAGGCGCTTCTCCTTAAAAGGTTATAGTTTTTATTAAGTATAGAGCTTTTTTGATGTATTGACATTCAATTGAAGTGGTGTTTTGCTTATAGGCACATTTGAAAAATTGCAACTCCCTCCTTGACATGATGGGAACCTCTGTTAGTATATTTACCGGCGTTCATACTGGGGTGTAGCCAAGACGGCAAGGCGGCGGACTTTGGATCCGTGATCGCTGGTTCGAATCCAGCCACCCCAGCCATTTAAGACTCAAGCAAGGGGGGACCTACGGTTCCCCTCTTTTGTGTTTTACCACTGATGAAAAGAAGGTGATGGGGGAAGTGACGAAACGTCGAACAGTGGGTGTTTTGATTCTCGCTGCGGGAAAGGGTACGAGAATGAAAAGCAGCCTTCCTAAAGTACTCCAACCTGTTCTCGAAGAACCTCTCCTTTTTTATTCTCTCCAGACGGCTCTGGAGGCAGGATCTGACGGGAGTGCGGTCGTTGTTGGGCATGAAGGTGCGTTGGTGGAATCTTACATGGCCCTGCATTGGCCTGGTGTGCGGTCTATATGGCAACATGAACAGCTGGGGACAGGTCACGCTGTTCAAATAGCAAGGGAATGGTGGCGCTCTTTTTCAGATGTCCTTATAATTCCAGGCGATGCCCCCCTTCTCAGAAGCGACATTCTTGCTGATCTTATTAAAACACATGTTAATTCCCTAGGTGCTTGCACCTTTGCAAGTTTTACAACTCAGAATCCTGATGGGTATGGCCGAGTGGTGAGAAGTGGAAAAGGATTGTCTATAATTGAAGAAAAGGATGCATCAGAAGAAATAAAGAAAATAAACGAAGTTAACAGTGGCATATATCTTTTCAGATCCACAGATCTTCTTTCAAACATTGATTTGCTTGCAAATGAAAATGCCCAGGGAGAATATTATTTACCTGATGTAGTGGAGCTTCTCTGCAAGCAGGAAAAGAAAGTAGATGCTGTTTGTTTTAACAACGGCGTAGACTTTCAGGGAGTCAATAGCCCCATCCACCTTTCTGAAGTAACATCTATTTTGCGAACTAGGATTTTAAATTACTGGATGGACAAAGGAGTGAAATGCGCAGATCCCGCGAGTATCTTTGTGGGCCCCCGTGTAAAGCTTGAGGGGGACATATGGATCGATCCTTTTGTTCAGATGTATGGGGACACAAGTGTTGGCGAAGGGACCCGTGTGGGAAGTCATTCTCTTATTCGTAACTCTAAAATTGGCAGAGATGTTAACATTATAAATTTTGTCTCTATAGCTTCAAGTGAAATAGAAGACCATGCTACAATTGGACCGTTCACCTATATAAGAGAGAACTCTCATATTGGTGAGGGCGCTTTTGTGGGTAAATTCGTGGAAATTAAAAAAAGCTCAATTGGTTCCGGCAGCAAAGTGCCCCATCTTTCCTATATAGGAGATGGCGTAATTGGCAGCAAAGTGAACATAGGCGCAGGAACAATAACATGTAATTATGACGGTGTTGCCAAAAATCCCACTCACATTGGTGATCGATGTTTTGTGGGAAGTAATACAATGTTAGTTGCACCGGTAACTCTTGGTGATGACTCTTACACAGCGGCAGGATCAGTAATTACTAAGGATGTCCCAGAAGGGGCCCTTGCTGTTGCTCGAGCTAAACAGAAAAATATCGAGGGATGGGTTTTGCGCCGTGAAGGCAGCAGAAAAGAAGGGGGTAAAGAGTGATGGGTTCCAGTTCCAGGGAACTGAAGATTTTTTCGGGAACAGCCCATCCGGAATTCGCCAGAAGAATCTGTGCGGAACTGGGTGTAGAGCTTTCTCGGGCCAAACATTACCGATTTTCTGATGGAGAGCTGGGACTTTCCATTGAAGAGAGTGTTCGGGGAGCGGATGTCTTTGTGGTTCAGCCCACATGCAATCCTGTTAATGAACACCTTATGCAGCTTTTTATAATGCTAGATGCACTGAAGCGAGCCTCTGCCTACCGAATTAATGTGGTCACGCCTTATTTTGGGTATGCCCGCCAGGATCGAAAAACAAAGGCTAGAGATCCTATTTCTGCTAAACTTGTGGCAGACCTTCTTGAGCATAGTGGCGCATCCCGCCTTATAACAGCAGATCTCCATGCTGGACAGATCCAGGGTTTTTTTGATATTCCTGTAGACCACCTGACTGGCGTTCCTCTCTTGGCGAATTACTTCAAAGAGAATTTCCCCAGTGAGATAAAGAGAGAAGAAGTAGTGGTTGTAGCTCCAGATGTAGGTGGAGTCGTTAGGGCTCGTCGTTTTGCTGTGACGTTAAATGCGGATCTCGCTATTGTCGACAAGCGTCGCTCCCATGATGTGGCGAATCTTTGTGAGGTAATGGAAATTATTGGTGATGTTGAAGGTAAAGTAGCTATTCTTATAGACGATATCATCGATACAGCCGGCACGATTTGCAACGCTGCTGCAGCTTTGAAAGAGCGTGGAGCACAAAAAGTCTATGCTTGTGCCACCCATGGTGTTCTTTCTGGTCCAGCTCTTGAAAGATTGGAAAAAGCAGAAATTGACAGCGTTATTCTTACAGACACGATTCCATTGCCTGAAAGCAAAAACTTAGATAAAATTACACAGTTATCTATTGCTCCGCTCTTTGCAGAGGCAATAGCGCGAGTGCACAGCGATCGATCTGTAAGCAGCTTGTTCAGTTAAAAACGTTGCTTATGTTGGCGATTTGTTTTTTAAAAGGAGGATGTTTGTAGATGGCGGACATGGTTAAGATTGTTCTTGAGGAGAGAAACGAGAAGGGAAAGCAGGCTGTCAAGAAACTAAGACCTACGGGCTATGTCCCGGCAGTTTTTTATGGTCCAGAATACAGGGATGCCGTTACTGTGAAAGTAAAGGCGTCAGATATAGCTGCGGTCATTCGTTCTGGCCACTGGGAAACAGTGCGTTTTAACGCATCCCTTCCTAATGGCAGGGAAGAGATGTGCCTGATGAGAAAT
This region of Aminobacterium colombiense DSM 12261 genomic DNA includes:
- the glmU gene encoding bifunctional UDP-N-acetylglucosamine diphosphorylase/glucosamine-1-phosphate N-acetyltransferase GlmU; the encoded protein is MGEVTKRRTVGVLILAAGKGTRMKSSLPKVLQPVLEEPLLFYSLQTALEAGSDGSAVVVGHEGALVESYMALHWPGVRSIWQHEQLGTGHAVQIAREWWRSFSDVLIIPGDAPLLRSDILADLIKTHVNSLGACTFASFTTQNPDGYGRVVRSGKGLSIIEEKDASEEIKKINEVNSGIYLFRSTDLLSNIDLLANENAQGEYYLPDVVELLCKQEKKVDAVCFNNGVDFQGVNSPIHLSEVTSILRTRILNYWMDKGVKCADPASIFVGPRVKLEGDIWIDPFVQMYGDTSVGEGTRVGSHSLIRNSKIGRDVNIINFVSIASSEIEDHATIGPFTYIRENSHIGEGAFVGKFVEIKKSSIGSGSKVPHLSYIGDGVIGSKVNIGAGTITCNYDGVAKNPTHIGDRCFVGSNTMLVAPVTLGDDSYTAAGSVITKDVPEGALAVARAKQKNIEGWVLRREGSRKEGGKE
- a CDS encoding ribose-phosphate diphosphokinase, translating into MGSSSRELKIFSGTAHPEFARRICAELGVELSRAKHYRFSDGELGLSIEESVRGADVFVVQPTCNPVNEHLMQLFIMLDALKRASAYRINVVTPYFGYARQDRKTKARDPISAKLVADLLEHSGASRLITADLHAGQIQGFFDIPVDHLTGVPLLANYFKENFPSEIKREEVVVVAPDVGGVVRARRFAVTLNADLAIVDKRRSHDVANLCEVMEIIGDVEGKVAILIDDIIDTAGTICNAAAALKERGAQKVYACATHGVLSGPALERLEKAEIDSVILTDTIPLPESKNLDKITQLSIAPLFAEAIARVHSDRSVSSLFS